Proteins encoded in a region of the Pelmatolapia mariae isolate MD_Pm_ZW linkage group LG6, Pm_UMD_F_2, whole genome shotgun sequence genome:
- the ifngr1 gene encoding interferon gamma receptor 1: MSLSNELTVLLLLISGVSAVSVSPPSNVRVSCQNLKVSVRWDYRTKEPQTIFKGTLHPWNCTFENKDHEYDLSNCIWKSGEERYLSFMYVSIAAVQGGIKSEAEKSKTFSFDSLKTVNTKCSLEFPPVEIEAKEQMPTVSFQNPLKFYNLAQKVTDEYKIGFTVKNEQGAFPASCTDEKICQCNNVSFKEGVKKCVNVSGTLLVRIGAQQVKFKETEKCTIRASTVPPPQPGFSEVILAAVLSSLLLFVLIVVTACICKLKAWTFNPSDTLPSSLKDSAGNQNKHPPNPTRPQISRISVESLDSCQNDPEETVLLKDTGQSADNSSAGSDYNPSNSCYAERPHLDSSDSDRSGTDDDSGDDSVKTECVSIEERSAYDCPHVMMDMGDGDMVTGYTGN; the protein is encoded by the exons TTTCACCTCCATCAAATGTTAGAGTGAGCTGCCAAAATCTAAAGGTCTCTGTCCGCTGGGATTACAGAACCAAAGAACCACAAACGATCTTTAAAGGAACCCTTCATCCATG gaattgtacatttgaaaacaaagaTCACGAGTATGACCTGAGCAACTGTATCTGGAAATCTGGAGAAGAGAGATATCTCAGCTTCATGTATGTCAGTATAGCAGCTGTACAGGGAGGCATCAAGTCTGAAGCTGAGAAATCAAAGACTTTCTCCTTTGACAGTCTTAagacagtcaacacaaaat gTTCTTTAGAGTTCCCTCCTGTAGAAATAGAAGCGAAGGAGCAGATGCCCACAGTAAGTTTCCAGAATCCCCTCAAGTTCTACAACTTGGCACAGAAGGTCACGGATGAATACAAAATCGGCTTTACAGTTAAAAATGAACAG GGAGCCTTTCCAGCGTCATGCACAGATGAAAAAATCTGCCAATGTAATAATGTGTCATTCAAAGAGGGTGTGAAGAAGTGCGTCAATGTGAGTGGAACGTTGCTTGTCAGGATCGGTGCTCAGCAGGTGAAGTTCAAAGAGACAGAGAAATGCACGATCCGGGCCTCTACAGTACCACCTCCCCAAC caggTTTCAGTGAGGTGATACTCGCAGCTGTGCTGTCATCCTTGCTTTTATTTGTTCTCATTGTGGTAACAGCTTGCATCTGTAAGCTAAAGGCGTGGACATTTAACCCCTCAGATACTCTACCTTCATCTCTG AAGGACAGTGCAGGGAATCAGAACAAGCATCCACCCAACCCAACCAGACCACAAATTAGTCGAATCTCTGTCGAAAGCTTAGACAGCTGTCAGAACGACCCTGAGGAAACTGTTCTTCTCAAGGACACCGGTCAGTCTGCAGACAACAGCAGTGCTGGCTCTGACTACAACCCTAGCAACTCCTGCTACGCAGAGAGGCCGCATTTGGACAGCAGCGATTCTGACAGAAGCGGGACGGATGATGACTCTGGAGATGACTCGGTAAAGACGGAGTGTGTTTCAATTGAGGAAAGGTCTGCTTATGACTGCCCACATGTGATGATGGACATGGGTGATGGAGACATGGTCACAGGTTACACTGGGAATTAA
- the ltv1 gene encoding protein LTV1 homolog, with protein MPHRKKKAFIDKKKAVTFHLVHRSQKDPLAADEKAPQHVLLPATKVETEKRREEQRKFGVFFDDDYDYLQHLKEASGPSELVYSDRQPFSIQDEEEENEGEKIVHKDNPAASINLPSSVFASEFEEKVGLLNKAAPISGPRLDMDPDIVAALDDDFDFENPNNILDDDFIIRANSRTGAVDTEGDGHDDDDDDDDEWEDTDEEGDFDSEGGFSSNEDAEGDSRGREFLFMDEETKSRFTEYSLTSSVMRRNEQLTLLDDRFEKFYEQFDDDEIGALDNAELEGFIEPDSVRLDEVLKDYFKQKEKESLRPEDLGPKELPVVREEEEDEDEEEEMETVVVEAPEEKWDCETIISTYSNIYNRPKVIEEPQKPKPIRVSSKTGIPLDVLPARGLTAKQAERMTRINDTDLPRVSAQPRSKEERKEDRKARKQAIKEERKERRAEKKANKMAFKEEKARQEKQMLNLRTNVQGLKL; from the exons ATG cCCCATCGAAAGAAGAAGGCATTCATTGACAAGAAGAAGGCTGTGACCTTTCACCTCGTCCACAGGAGTCAAAAGGACCCTCTGGCTGCAGATGAGAAAGCGCCGCAGCATGTCCTCTTGCCTGCCACAAAG GTGGAAACGGAGAAGAGGCGTGAGGAGCAGCGGAAATTTGGCGTATTCTTTGATGATGATTATGACTACCTTCAGCACCTGAAGGAGGCGTCGGGCCCATCTGAGCTCGTGTACTCTGACAGACAGCCTTTTTCCATccaagatgaagaggaggagaatgagggggaaaaaatcgtGCACAAGGACAATCCT GCTGCCTCCATCAACCTGCCTTCTTCAGTGTTCGCCTCAGAGTTTGAAGAGAAGGTGGGACTTTTGAACAAAGCTGCTCCCATTTCAG GACCCCGGCTCGACATGGATCCGGACATTGTAGCTGCTCTCGACGATGACTTTGATTTTGAGAACCCCAACAACATCCTGGATGATGATTTCATCATCAGAGCAAACAGTAGGACTGGAGCTGTAGACACGGA AGGAGACggtcatgatgatgatgatgatgatgatgacgagtGGGAGGACACAGATGAGGAAGGCGACTTTGACTCTGAAGGCGGTTTTTCCAGCAACGAGGACGCGGAAGGGGACAGCCGAGGTCGAGAGTTTCTGTTCATGGACGAAGAGACGAAGAGTCGCTTCACTGAGTACTCGCTGACTTCGTCTGTGATGAGGAGGAACGAGCAGCTCACCCTGCTGGACGACCGCTTTGAAAAG TTTTATGAACaatttgatgatgatgagaTCGGTGCTCTGGACAACGCTGAGCTGGAAGGGTTCATCGAACCAGACAGTGTTCGTCTGGATGAAGTCCTTAAAGACTACTTCAAACAGAAAGAGAAGGA GTCTCTGAGGCCAGAAGATTTAGGTCCCAAAGAGCTTCCTGTtgtgagggaggaggaggaagatgaggatgaagaagaagagatgGAAACCGTTGTTGTTGAAGCTCCAGAAGAGAAGTGGGACTGTGAAACAATCATCA gTACATACTCCAACATATATAACAGACCCAAAGTCATTGAAGAACCtcaaaag CCAAAGCCGATCCGTGTTTCCAGTAAGACGGGCATCCCCCTAGATGTGCTCCCAGCCAGAGGCCTCACAGCCAAGCAGGCAGAGCGCATGACGAGAATTAACGACACAGACCTGCCTCGTGTCTCCGCTCAGCCTCGAAgcaaagaggagaggaaagaaGACAGGAAGGCCAGGAAACAGGCTATCAAGGAAGAACGTAAG gaaagaAGAGCTGAAAAGAAAGCCAATAAAATGGCATTCAAGGAGGAAAAAGCCCGACAGGAGAAGCAAATGTTGAACCTGAGGACAAATGTTCAAGGCCTGAAGCTTTAG